AGCCCGGAGTCCCCCGCCTCCAGCTCGCGGCAGGCCACGCCGTACGAGACGGCGTCGAGGCCCGCGCAGCCGTACCCCTCCAGATGCATGCCCAGCACGCCGAGCGAGCCGAGGGCCGGGGCGAGCTCGCGGGCGGGGAAGGCGGCCTCCTCGAACCAGTCGCCGATGTGGGGGAGGATCCGGTCCGCGACGAATCCCCGTACGGTGTCGCGGATGAGGCGCTGCTCCGCTCCGAGCGTGTCGTCGACGCGCAGAAGATCGTCCATGAGATTCCCTCTCTCTTCGGCCCTGTCAGGGTATTACCGGTGCGGGTGGGACGGAGGTCAGGGTCGCGTACGGCCGTGGGAGGGGTACAGGTCAGGGTCGCGCCAGGGGGAATCCCGATGTGAGGAAGGCCCGCCCTCGGGCAGTCTGAGGACATGAACGCAAACGACTTCACCGGCGTCAAGAAGCTCCAGCGGACCAGGGACGGGCGCATCATCGCGGGTGTGGCCTCCGGCCTCGGACGCTACATCGGGGTGGACCCCAACATCATCCGCGCGGCCCTCGCCGTCGCCACCTTCTTCGGTGGCCTCGGGGTGGCGGTCTACGCGATCGGCTGGGTGCTCCTGCCCGACGAGAGCAAGGACAGGTCGGTCCTGCAGGACGTGATCGACAAGAACAAGGACAACCCGATCTGGGTGGACGCCAGGGCCAAGGCCGAGCAGGGCTGGGCCAAGGCCACCAACCAGCACCGCGCGCCGCACGGGCCGGCCCCGGAGTACCCCACCCACCAGACCCCCTTCCCGCCCGTCGCCCCCCAGGCCCCGTACGGCACGGTGCCGCGGCAGGACGACGACACCCGCCCCCAGGCGTGAGTCAGGAGGTCGCCTCCGCGCGAACCCTCTCGATGATCTCCCTGCGGGAACTCCTCCACAGCACGGCCAGCGCGGCCGCCACGACGAGCCCGGTCGCGCCGGCCAGCGCCACCACCAGTTCGGGGCCGAGATGGTCGGCCGCGGCCCCGCCGACCAGGATGCCGACGCCCTGGGAGGCCAGCAGGCCCGACTGGACCAGGCCGAAGGCCTGTCCCCGCTGCTCGGCGGGGACGCACTGCACGAACGCGGCGTTGGCCGCGAGCTGGTAGGCCCCGCCCAGGCCTGAGACGAACCACAACAGCAGCACCACAGGAAGCGGTGGCTGCGCGGCGCACAGGATCAGCGGCGCGCAGGTCAGCATCGCCATCCAGCCCATCGACCGCAACCGGTTCGATGGGCTGACATAGCGGCTGTACAGGAACGCGCCGACGACCGTACCGGTGGGCATGGCGCCCATCAGCAGGCCGGTGACCAGCGAGAGCCGCTGGGGATCCCCGGTCAGCTCGGCGGCGTAGGGGGTCGCGATCCCCTCGGGCAGCACGTAGAAGCCACAGAGCCAGGCGAAGAGCACCAGCGTACGCAGCCGGGGGTCGCCGAAGACCAGCCTGGCGCCGGTGCGGGTCATCGTCCACATCGATGGCCGGTCCTCGTCGGCGGGGACGGGGGCGGGACGCCGCCGTACCCCCGAGACGATGATGAGCGCGGAGGCCAGGAAGGTCGCCGAGTCCAGCGCCAGCGCGCGGTACGGCCCCATTCCCATGATCAGGAAACCGCCGAGGGCGAAGCCGAGCATCTGCGCGCCCTGGTTGGTCATGTTCTGCAGGGCCGAGCCCGCCACATAGCGGTCGCCTTTGAGTAGATCCGGCAGCAGGGCCGCCCGCGCCGCGGAGAACGGCGCGCTGAGCAGCACCACGCAGAAGACCAGCACGCACAGCATGGCGAACGAGACGCCGGGAACCGCCATGAGCGCGACCAAAGCGGCCCGGAGCAGGTCACAGGCGATCATGATGCGCCGGCGGGCGTAGCGGTCGGCGAGTCCCGCGAGGAGCGGTCCGCCGATGATCGGCGGCAGGTAGGTCAGGGCATAGACCGAGGCCGTCGCCAGGGGCGAGTCCGTCCGCTCGAAGACCAGGACGGACAGCGCCACTCGTGAGAGCTGGTCGCCGAGGAGGGAAAGCCCCTGGCCGAGCCAGAGCGCGCGGAACTCCCCGATGGCGATGACCTCGCCGTAGGTCGCTTGGCGTTCCGCCGGACGGCGGTGCCGCCCGGGTAGTCGGCCGGACTTTGTCGCCGCCATAGGACTCCGCTGAGCTCGCAGGCACACTGACTGTGGGTGTTCACTGTGTAACCTACGGTGCCTGCTGCAGGGCCGACGCGCAACCGAAAGCAATCAAGCGCATGCAAACTGTAATGATAAGCCGCGACATTCCGGAAAGAAGGCCTTTGACGTGCTGCGCGGGGTTACTTACCAGCCCAGCTCGTGCAACCGGTCATCATCGATACCGAAATGGTGGGCGATCTCATGGATGACAGTTATCTGCACCTCTTCGATGACCTGCTCCTCGGTCTCACACATCGAGCAGATCGGCTTGCGGTAGATCTCGATCCGGTCGGGTAGCACTCCTGCGTACCACTCGCCCCGCTCGGTGAGCGGAATACCCGTGTAGAGACCTAGAAGATCCGGTTCGGGTGGGTCGTCGACGACGACGAGCACCACGTTGTCCATGACTTTCGTCAGCTCGGGGGGAATGGTGTCCAGAGCCTCGGCCACGAGTTCCTCGAACTTCTCCCGCGAGATCTCGATCACACCCGTCATTCTGCCCCGTGACCCCGGGTAGAGGTGGAGGCGCATGAAATTCGCTGATTGGACCCAGGGTGCCCGTCGTCTCGTCACCGGGCGCATCGCCCGCGGCGCGACCGTCGCCGCGGTCGCCCTGGCCGGTGCGTGGCTCGGCATCATGCTCGGCGGGGCCGTACGATCCAACGTCGGCCCGGTGGAGCTCGGCATGTCGGCGGAGCCCTCGTGGGCCGGGGAGACCGTCGTCGACGCTCACCCTTTCGGCACACTT
This region of Streptosporangium sp. NBC_01495 genomic DNA includes:
- a CDS encoding MFS transporter, which codes for MAATKSGRLPGRHRRPAERQATYGEVIAIGEFRALWLGQGLSLLGDQLSRVALSVLVFERTDSPLATASVYALTYLPPIIGGPLLAGLADRYARRRIMIACDLLRAALVALMAVPGVSFAMLCVLVFCVVLLSAPFSAARAALLPDLLKGDRYVAGSALQNMTNQGAQMLGFALGGFLIMGMGPYRALALDSATFLASALIIVSGVRRRPAPVPADEDRPSMWTMTRTGARLVFGDPRLRTLVLFAWLCGFYVLPEGIATPYAAELTGDPQRLSLVTGLLMGAMPTGTVVGAFLYSRYVSPSNRLRSMGWMAMLTCAPLILCAAQPPLPVVLLLWFVSGLGGAYQLAANAAFVQCVPAEQRGQAFGLVQSGLLASQGVGILVGGAAADHLGPELVVALAGATGLVVAAALAVLWRSSRREIIERVRAEATS
- a CDS encoding PspC domain-containing protein; this encodes MNANDFTGVKKLQRTRDGRIIAGVASGLGRYIGVDPNIIRAALAVATFFGGLGVAVYAIGWVLLPDESKDRSVLQDVIDKNKDNPIWVDARAKAEQGWAKATNQHRAPHGPAPEYPTHQTPFPPVAPQAPYGTVPRQDDDTRPQA
- a CDS encoding metallopeptidase family protein, encoding MTGVIEISREKFEELVAEALDTIPPELTKVMDNVVLVVVDDPPEPDLLGLYTGIPLTERGEWYAGVLPDRIEIYRKPICSMCETEEQVIEEVQITVIHEIAHHFGIDDDRLHELGW